The following proteins are encoded in a genomic region of Dialister hominis:
- a CDS encoding ATP phosphoribosyltransferase regulatory subunit: protein MNKTLDEMKMIHEEEMQSYGRIQDRVISVMLSHGCKIVQTPSFEDYDSYGTYFPSLRKEMIKTIDSDGSVLVLRPDVTLPLVKAAAIEFPDGSELLKYGYVTTVFRNYYGMTSHGRDFLQAGVEVLGDPTPECDGEVIVTAAEFLESVGIESMRIDLGTVAYMDALFEALELSERQADELRSCMEKRNLVSFREIAESLPLSGKRRTALLELPSLFGPYGPTMSRARSLCLNGQMDQALDRISRVYEYLASAGYEKLAHQDFGFASHMGYYSDLVFRIYVDDALYSLVSGGRYDKLSEQFGPARPACGFGMNMNLLYEYMTDSGLLDEEGPSFQLAVSYDRFSKNLAADLTRWRKKGYRVMGYRLGNTVDPSDYAAMAVYRDGSYETGGEILSPDEMEKKLEAMKSCCT from the coding sequence ATGAATAAGACACTGGATGAGATGAAGATGATCCATGAGGAGGAGATGCAGAGTTACGGGCGGATCCAGGATCGGGTGATTTCGGTGATGCTGTCTCATGGTTGCAAGATTGTGCAGACGCCAAGTTTTGAGGATTATGACTCTTACGGGACGTATTTTCCGTCGCTGCGCAAGGAGATGATCAAGACGATCGATTCGGACGGGTCGGTGCTGGTGCTTCGGCCGGATGTGACGCTGCCTCTGGTGAAGGCGGCGGCGATTGAGTTTCCGGACGGGTCGGAGCTTTTGAAGTACGGGTACGTGACGACGGTGTTCCGCAATTATTATGGCATGACGTCGCATGGCAGGGATTTCCTGCAGGCAGGTGTCGAGGTGCTGGGGGATCCTACGCCGGAGTGTGACGGGGAAGTGATTGTCACGGCGGCGGAGTTCCTGGAGTCGGTGGGCATCGAAAGCATGCGGATCGACCTTGGCACGGTGGCTTACATGGATGCGCTTTTCGAGGCGCTGGAGCTTTCAGAACGGCAGGCGGATGAGCTTCGTTCGTGCATGGAGAAGAGAAATCTGGTTTCCTTTAGGGAAATCGCAGAGTCCCTCCCCCTTTCTGGCAAGCGGCGCACGGCGCTTTTGGAGCTGCCTTCGCTTTTCGGGCCGTACGGGCCGACGATGTCGCGGGCGCGTTCGCTCTGTCTGAACGGGCAGATGGATCAGGCGCTCGACCGGATCAGCCGGGTGTATGAGTATCTGGCCAGTGCGGGATATGAGAAGCTCGCGCACCAGGACTTCGGGTTTGCTTCGCACATGGGATATTATTCGGACCTCGTCTTCCGCATTTACGTCGACGATGCGCTCTATTCGCTCGTGAGCGGCGGACGTTATGACAAACTTTCCGAGCAGTTCGGCCCGGCGCGTCCGGCCTGTGGGTTCGGGATGAATATGAATCTCCTCTACGAGTACATGACGGACTCAGGGCTTCTCGATGAGGAAGGACCTTCCTTCCAGCTGGCGGTTTCCTACGACCGCTTCTCGAAGAACCTCGCCGCCGACCTCACGCGCTGGAGGAAGAAGGGGTACCGCGTGATGGGGTACCGTCTAGGAAATACAGTCGATCCTTCCGATTACGCCGCCATGGCCGTGTACCGGGACGGATCGTATGAAACGGGCGGGGAAATCCTCTCGCCGGATGAAATGGAAAAGAAACTGGAGGCGATGAAATCATGCTGCACATAG
- the hisG gene encoding ATP phosphoribosyltransferase, with amino-acid sequence MLHIAFAKGRIAKTVMKNLAAAGFNFPTYDDDSRKLIFTDETGMLKVTLVKSPDVVVYVERGAADAGVVGSDVIEEDGAGDTYVLLDLNIAKCRMAVAGIKGRQNVLEKRMITAASKYPRIARAYFESRHKSVDIIKLNGSVELAPLVGLSDVIVDIVETGTTLKENGLEAYDFFMDLSARLICNKVSYKMKQDELKKLISSIEKKG; translated from the coding sequence ATGCTGCACATAGCTTTCGCAAAGGGCCGTATCGCAAAGACGGTCATGAAGAATCTCGCCGCCGCGGGTTTTAATTTCCCCACATACGACGATGACAGCCGGAAGCTCATTTTCACCGATGAAACAGGCATGCTGAAGGTGACGCTCGTGAAATCTCCGGACGTCGTGGTCTATGTCGAGCGCGGCGCGGCGGATGCCGGAGTCGTCGGAAGCGATGTCATCGAAGAAGACGGGGCCGGCGACACGTACGTGCTCCTCGACCTTAACATCGCAAAGTGCCGGATGGCCGTCGCAGGCATCAAGGGCCGCCAGAACGTCCTCGAAAAAAGGATGATCACCGCGGCATCGAAGTACCCGCGCATTGCCCGTGCCTATTTCGAAAGCAGGCACAAGAGCGTGGACATTATCAAGCTGAACGGATCCGTCGAGCTGGCGCCGCTGGTGGGGCTCTCGGATGTGATCGTGGATATCGTGGAGACGGGAACGACGCTGAAGGAAAACGGCCTGGAAGCCTACGATTTCTTCATGGACCTCTCGGCCCGTCTCATTTGCAATAAAGTATCGTACAAGATGAAACAGGATGAGCTCAAGAAACTCATCAGCAGCATAGAAAAGAAAGGATGA
- the hisD gene encoding histidinol dehydrogenase yields MKWITVPEEGLSLRDVRRLTERSVNLSAEVEASVSAILKDVRENGDAAVRALTEKFDGVTLSDFRVTEEEIEEALTLIEPGMLDVLKEARDNIAAFHQEQKKESWIKEFRPGVRLGEQYEPIQRVGVYVPGGLAAYPSTVLMDTVPAFVAGCPSVVMTTPPGKDGEVNPNILAAAYVSGVKEIYKVGGAQGIAMLAYGTETVEPVFKIAGPGNAFVAMAKRLVFGTVGIDMIAGPSEVCCVADGSANPEWIAADLLSQAEHDRRAAVFLITPDADFGKKVEEAMTRQTKERNRKDIIESSIGDYAKAFLCQTPEECFDIVNKIAPEHLEIELPDPEKYLPLVVNAGAIFLGKWTSEPLGDYMAGPNHTLPTSGTAAFSSPLGVYDFMKHSSVEIYNKEAFHAVAPKVMKLALAEGLDAHAAAVEVRYNEQ; encoded by the coding sequence ATGAAATGGATTACCGTGCCGGAGGAAGGCCTCTCCCTCCGCGACGTACGCCGCCTGACCGAGCGCAGCGTCAATTTGTCAGCTGAGGTGGAAGCATCTGTTTCCGCCATTTTGAAGGACGTGCGTGAAAACGGCGATGCGGCCGTGCGCGCCCTGACAGAAAAATTCGACGGTGTCACCCTTTCTGACTTCCGCGTGACGGAAGAGGAAATCGAGGAAGCGCTGACCCTGATCGAACCGGGAATGCTTGACGTCCTGAAGGAAGCGCGTGACAATATCGCCGCTTTCCATCAGGAGCAGAAGAAGGAATCCTGGATCAAGGAATTCCGTCCCGGCGTCCGCTTAGGCGAGCAGTACGAACCGATTCAGAGAGTCGGCGTCTACGTGCCGGGCGGTCTCGCGGCCTATCCGTCGACCGTCCTCATGGATACCGTTCCCGCCTTCGTGGCCGGCTGCCCCTCTGTCGTCATGACGACGCCTCCCGGGAAGGATGGCGAAGTAAATCCGAACATCCTCGCCGCTGCCTACGTTTCCGGCGTGAAGGAAATCTACAAAGTCGGCGGCGCGCAGGGCATTGCGATGCTGGCGTACGGCACCGAGACCGTCGAACCTGTCTTCAAGATTGCAGGCCCGGGCAATGCCTTCGTCGCTATGGCCAAGCGCCTCGTCTTTGGCACCGTCGGCATCGACATGATTGCAGGCCCCTCTGAAGTCTGCTGCGTCGCTGACGGCAGCGCGAATCCGGAATGGATTGCCGCCGACCTCCTCTCTCAGGCAGAACACGACCGCCGCGCGGCTGTCTTCCTCATCACGCCCGATGCCGATTTCGGCAAAAAGGTCGAGGAAGCCATGACTCGCCAGACGAAGGAAAGAAACCGCAAAGACATCATCGAAAGCTCGATCGGCGACTATGCGAAAGCCTTCCTCTGCCAGACGCCGGAAGAATGCTTCGACATCGTGAACAAGATTGCTCCCGAGCACCTTGAAATCGAGCTTCCCGATCCGGAGAAGTACCTGCCCCTTGTCGTCAATGCAGGCGCCATCTTCCTTGGGAAATGGACATCCGAACCCCTTGGCGACTACATGGCTGGCCCCAATCACACCCTCCCCACGTCCGGGACGGCCGCCTTCTCTTCCCCATTGGGCGTGTACGATTTCATGAAGCACAGCAGCGTGGAAATCTACAATAAGGAAGCCTTCCACGCCGTCGCTCCGAAAGTCATGAAGCTGGCGCTCGCCGAAGGACTCGACGCTCACGCCGCTGCCGTGGAGGTACGATACAATGAACAATAA
- the hisC gene encoding histidinol-phosphate transaminase, translating to MNNNWLRKTLKDFAPYAVAPIHEKTVINANESYFNILSLPSVMKDAEEALASLKPQIYPAPMADTLREAIADYLSVDPSWILAGNGGDEVITYIINTFLDPEDILLTHAPTFDMYDTEAAVIGAKTISVPDLPGFKRDWDGIAKAVEKYQPKLTVLCDPNNPTGELAPLSEIERIVSLSKNPVLVDEAYMEFAQAESAISLIKKYPNVMVIRTLSKAFGLAGMRCGYMVADSDMIDAVSKVKSPYNLNIFTQAFGAIALKHRDEIFKVRDGIIAERDRFLAELSSVNGIRVYPSSTNFFLMDAGTYAPALFEALRKADILVKKYKSPEMASFFRITVTTKDVDERVLSVIREVIPNA from the coding sequence ATGAACAATAACTGGCTTAGAAAAACACTGAAAGACTTCGCTCCTTACGCTGTCGCTCCGATCCATGAAAAGACCGTCATCAACGCCAACGAAAGCTACTTCAATATCCTCTCCCTTCCCTCCGTCATGAAGGACGCCGAGGAGGCCCTTGCGAGCCTCAAGCCGCAGATTTATCCGGCGCCGATGGCAGACACGCTGCGCGAAGCCATCGCTGATTACCTTTCCGTCGATCCCTCCTGGATCCTGGCAGGAAACGGCGGCGATGAAGTCATCACTTACATTATTAATACATTCCTCGACCCCGAGGACATCCTCCTGACGCATGCGCCGACCTTCGACATGTACGATACCGAAGCTGCCGTCATCGGGGCAAAGACCATCTCCGTTCCCGATCTTCCTGGTTTCAAACGCGACTGGGACGGGATTGCCAAAGCGGTCGAAAAGTACCAGCCGAAGCTTACCGTCCTCTGCGATCCGAACAACCCGACAGGCGAGCTCGCGCCCCTTTCTGAAATCGAAAGGATCGTTTCCCTTTCGAAGAACCCCGTCCTTGTCGACGAAGCATACATGGAATTCGCCCAGGCAGAAAGCGCCATTTCCCTGATCAAGAAATATCCGAACGTCATGGTCATCCGCACCCTTTCGAAAGCCTTCGGGCTGGCCGGCATGCGCTGCGGCTACATGGTGGCGGACAGCGACATGATCGATGCCGTTTCCAAAGTGAAGAGCCCGTACAACCTGAACATCTTCACCCAAGCCTTCGGCGCCATTGCCTTAAAGCACAGGGATGAAATCTTCAAGGTACGAGACGGCATCATTGCAGAAAGAGACCGTTTCCTTGCTGAGCTCTCTTCCGTCAATGGCATCCGCGTATACCCCTCTTCCACGAATTTCTTCCTCATGGACGCAGGGACGTATGCGCCTGCTCTCTTCGAAGCGCTCCGGAAAGCAGACATCCTCGTCAAGAAGTACAAGAGCCCTGAGATGGCCTCCTTCTTCCGCATCACCGTCACGACAAAGGACGTCGACGAAAGGGTCCTCTCCGTCATCCGGGAGGTGATCCCCAATGCGTGA
- the hisB gene encoding imidazoleglycerol-phosphate dehydratase HisB — protein sequence MREASITRTTKETDIRLSICLDGKGTFEGTSGIGFFDHMLTLFAAHGGFDLKLSAKGDLEVDNHHTVEDIGICLGQAIAKALGDKSGITRYGTFFCPMDEALSRIVLDLSGRPYLVFDVDIAVERIGTFETEMVREFFLALASNSGMTLHIACLYGVNGHHIVESLFKGFGHALGEAVSFRKDKSVLSTKGVLV from the coding sequence ATGCGTGAAGCCTCCATCACTAGGACGACAAAGGAAACGGACATACGTCTGTCCATATGCCTCGACGGAAAAGGAACCTTCGAAGGCACATCGGGCATCGGATTCTTCGACCACATGCTGACGCTCTTTGCTGCGCACGGCGGATTTGACCTGAAGCTTTCTGCCAAAGGCGACCTTGAAGTCGACAACCACCACACCGTCGAAGACATCGGGATATGCCTCGGGCAGGCGATTGCCAAAGCCCTTGGCGACAAAAGCGGCATCACCCGCTACGGCACCTTCTTCTGCCCCATGGATGAAGCCCTCTCACGCATCGTCCTCGACCTTTCCGGCCGGCCGTACCTCGTCTTTGACGTCGATATCGCCGTCGAAAGGATCGGGACCTTCGAGACAGAAATGGTCCGCGAATTCTTCCTCGCCCTTGCGTCAAACAGCGGCATGACGCTTCACATCGCCTGCCTCTACGGCGTGAACGGCCACCACATCGTCGAATCCCTCTTCAAAGGCTTCGGCCATGCCCTTGGTGAAGCCGTATCCTTCAGAAAGGATAAGAGCGTCCTTTCCACGAAAGGAGTCCTCGTATGA
- the hisH gene encoding imidazole glycerol phosphate synthase subunit HisH produces the protein MKIVIIDYGAGNIANVYHALKRAGSEGIVSSDPLVIADADALILPGVGAMGDAMSRLTESGLSESIRDSVEKGTKLAGICLGMQALYDYSTEGGHVEGLGFLPGHIEEIPAAPGRKVPHMGWNELVFARDHWISRGLPAHPYVYFVHSYYKVPADTEDVIATADYGVPIPAIVGKGNVIGLQFHPEKSGAIGALLLRNILEWFKL, from the coding sequence ATGAAAATCGTCATCATCGATTACGGCGCAGGAAATATTGCCAATGTCTATCACGCCCTGAAAAGAGCCGGGAGCGAAGGCATCGTTTCCTCCGATCCCCTGGTCATTGCAGACGCGGATGCCCTCATCCTTCCGGGCGTGGGCGCCATGGGAGACGCCATGAGCCGCCTCACCGAAAGCGGCCTTTCCGAATCCATCAGGGACTCGGTCGAAAAAGGCACGAAGCTGGCCGGCATCTGCCTTGGCATGCAGGCCCTCTACGACTACTCCACGGAAGGCGGCCACGTCGAAGGGCTCGGCTTCCTTCCGGGCCACATCGAAGAAATTCCCGCTGCTCCGGGGCGCAAAGTCCCCCACATGGGATGGAATGAGCTCGTATTTGCCAGGGACCACTGGATTTCCAGAGGCCTTCCCGCTCATCCCTACGTCTACTTCGTTCATTCCTACTATAAAGTCCCCGCAGACACCGAAGACGTCATTGCGACGGCTGACTACGGCGTCCCCATCCCCGCGATCGTCGGGAAAGGAAACGTCATCGGCCTCCAGTTCCATCCGGAGAAATCCGGCGCCATCGGGGCCCTGTTGTTACGAAACATACTGGAGTGGTTCAAGCTATGA
- the hisA gene encoding 1-(5-phosphoribosyl)-5-[(5-phosphoribosylamino)methylideneamino]imidazole-4-carboxamide isomerase, translated as MIVFPAIDIKNGRCVRLRQGEASDVTVYGEDPVETALSFEEAGAEFLHVVDLDGAFEGKGVNTPLIRSICEAVSIPVETGGGIHTMDDIEERIDAGVFRVIIGSRAVEDPSFAAKAAARWKDRIAVSIDARGDEAAVHGWTKSGGVKVMPLAKELLSSGVSTIIYTDISKDGMLTGPNFEMLEMLQALPGISLIASGGVSSPDDLKKLQDMGIYGAICGKALYEGRVTMEDIRKLKE; from the coding sequence ATGATCGTATTTCCTGCTATAGACATCAAGAACGGCCGCTGCGTCCGCCTCCGCCAGGGAGAGGCCAGCGACGTCACCGTCTACGGGGAAGACCCCGTGGAAACCGCGCTCTCCTTCGAGGAAGCCGGCGCGGAATTCCTTCACGTCGTCGACCTTGACGGCGCCTTCGAAGGAAAGGGCGTGAATACGCCCCTCATCCGCTCCATCTGCGAAGCCGTCTCCATCCCCGTCGAGACGGGCGGCGGCATCCACACCATGGACGATATCGAAGAAAGAATTGATGCCGGCGTCTTCCGCGTCATCATCGGGAGCCGCGCCGTCGAGGACCCCTCCTTTGCAGCAAAAGCTGCAGCGCGCTGGAAAGACCGCATCGCCGTCTCCATAGACGCCAGAGGAGACGAAGCCGCCGTACACGGCTGGACAAAAAGCGGCGGCGTGAAAGTTATGCCGCTCGCAAAGGAGCTCCTTTCCTCCGGCGTTTCCACCATCATCTACACAGACATCAGCAAGGACGGCATGCTCACCGGGCCGAACTTCGAGATGCTCGAGATGCTTCAGGCACTTCCAGGCATTTCCCTCATCGCCTCCGGCGGCGTCAGCTCCCCTGATGATCTGAAGAAATTACAGGACATGGGCATTTATGGTGCCATCTGCGGCAAAGCCCTCTACGAAGGGCGCGTCACCATGGAAGACATCCGGAAACTGAAGGAGTGA
- the hisF gene encoding imidazole glycerol phosphate synthase subunit HisF has translation MLTKRIIPCLDVNHGRVVKGRQFKNLRDVDDPVALGKAYSDAGADELVFYDITATHENRPVFTETVKAIAREISIPFTVGGGMRTTEDFREMLLAGADKVSVNSAAVLRPELISEAAERFGRQCVVLSIDGKRNDKGSWDVYVEGGRKNTGIDVLEWAKKGEALGAGEICMNSMDADGEKNGYDLELLKALSEILTIPVIASGGAGTMEDFKKAFEAGADAALAASVFHFGEIPIPDLKKYLAKEGIPIRPAE, from the coding sequence ATGCTGACAAAACGAATCATTCCCTGCCTCGACGTCAACCACGGCCGCGTCGTGAAGGGCAGACAGTTCAAGAACCTCCGGGACGTCGACGATCCCGTCGCCCTCGGCAAGGCCTACTCCGATGCAGGCGCCGATGAACTCGTCTTCTACGACATCACCGCCACCCACGAGAACCGCCCCGTCTTCACCGAGACCGTCAAAGCCATTGCCAGGGAAATTTCCATCCCCTTCACCGTCGGAGGCGGCATGAGGACGACAGAAGACTTCCGCGAAATGCTCCTTGCCGGGGCTGACAAAGTCTCCGTGAACTCCGCCGCCGTCCTTCGTCCCGAACTCATTTCCGAAGCCGCCGAACGCTTCGGCCGCCAGTGCGTCGTCCTTTCCATCGATGGAAAAAGAAACGATAAAGGCAGCTGGGACGTCTACGTCGAAGGCGGAAGAAAGAACACAGGCATCGACGTCCTCGAATGGGCAAAAAAAGGCGAAGCCCTGGGCGCCGGAGAAATCTGCATGAACTCCATGGACGCCGACGGAGAGAAGAACGGCTATGACCTTGAGCTCCTGAAAGCACTCTCAGAAATCCTCACCATCCCCGTCATCGCATCCGGAGGCGCAGGGACCATGGAAGACTTCAAGAAAGCCTTCGAAGCAGGAGCCGACGCAGCACTCGCCGCATCCGTCTTCCACTTCGGAGAAATCCCGATTCCCGATCTTAAAAAATACCTGGCAAAAGAAGGCATCCCCATCCGCCCGGCAGAATAG
- the hisIE gene encoding bifunctional phosphoribosyl-AMP cyclohydrolase/phosphoribosyl-ATP diphosphatase HisIE, with amino-acid sequence MENVKPENIHFNEKGLIPAIVQDARSGEILMMAWMNKESLQKTLEARETWFYSRSRQKLWHKGEESGHIQHIERLYIDCDEDTIVAQVLPEGPACHTGNCTCFFRGIEGFTNQETKGTLSILHALSEEIKDRKKNPQPKSYTNYLLAEGSDKIDKKIGEEASEVIIADQHKDKKEITSESCDLLYHLFVLWENAGIDLYDIMAEMERRDEVKGNKKTVGHLDKTF; translated from the coding sequence ATGGAAAACGTCAAACCAGAAAACATACACTTCAACGAAAAAGGCCTCATCCCCGCCATCGTCCAGGACGCAAGAAGCGGTGAAATCCTCATGATGGCGTGGATGAATAAAGAATCCTTACAAAAGACCCTCGAAGCAAGAGAAACCTGGTTCTACAGCCGGAGCCGCCAGAAACTCTGGCACAAAGGCGAAGAATCCGGCCACATCCAGCACATCGAGCGCCTTTACATCGACTGCGACGAAGACACCATCGTAGCCCAGGTCCTCCCCGAAGGCCCCGCCTGCCACACAGGAAACTGCACCTGCTTCTTCCGCGGCATCGAGGGATTTACGAACCAGGAAACAAAAGGGACCCTTTCCATCCTCCACGCCCTCAGCGAGGAAATCAAAGACAGAAAGAAAAATCCCCAGCCCAAATCCTACACGAACTACCTCCTTGCCGAAGGCAGCGACAAAATCGACAAGAAAATCGGAGAAGAAGCCAGCGAAGTCATCATCGCCGACCAGCACAAAGACAAAAAAGAAATCACCTCCGAATCCTGCGACCTCCTCTACCACCTCTTCGTCCTCTGGGAAAACGCAGGCATCGACCTCTACGACATCATGGCCGAAATGGAAAGAAGAGACGAAGTCAAAGGAAACAAGAAAACAGTAGGACATTTGGACAAAACATTTTGA
- a CDS encoding ISL3 family transposase: protein MLFYYYNEITFNCQYYRTENITNHPNPHCHTRVTSLRTARDFSCLHCHSRMYSYGAFSVLIKDFPDLPKQKKYIGFSGHRFRCTSCGETITEDIPCQCPFTRVTWDMALWIIHLLKCHTSISAISAMLSVHWSAIQKIQKHIMDKALAAFETCLKKSNYRPRYLAVDEFAIHKGHRYATCVMDLETGFILWAGLGRSMADFEHFFKSIDLSLLSRLKVVAMDMNASFNRLFQKYCPKVPIVYDRYHMQAQFGRDVMGAVRLEEAQKHRQEAEALKEYTKETNNPELQKMAREKSHEERKLYTELKKSRWILLKKDDHLNERQKTHLLDILSEHRDLAICYAMKQEMTRLFTLTDYEEALAGWTKWIQAGLESGIPALVKFARQKQKRIKGLAAHALYPINTGKLEGFNNKIKVLKRIGYGYRNIDYFFTLIRFHSLPKNYSSPKFP from the coding sequence ATGCTCTTTTATTACTATAATGAAATCACTTTTAATTGTCAATATTATCGCACAGAAAATATCACTAACCATCCAAATCCTCATTGCCATACCCGAGTTACCAGTTTACGGACTGCCAGAGATTTTTCCTGTCTGCACTGTCACTCCCGTATGTATAGTTATGGGGCTTTTTCTGTACTCATCAAGGATTTTCCAGATCTTCCTAAGCAAAAGAAGTATATAGGGTTCTCGGGGCACAGATTCCGCTGCACATCCTGCGGGGAGACCATAACGGAAGATATCCCCTGCCAATGCCCTTTCACACGCGTTACTTGGGATATGGCCTTGTGGATTATCCATCTGCTTAAGTGTCATACATCCATTTCTGCCATTTCGGCCATGCTCTCTGTACATTGGAGTGCCATACAGAAAATACAAAAGCATATCATGGATAAGGCGTTGGCTGCCTTTGAAACCTGCCTGAAGAAAAGTAACTATCGCCCACGGTATTTGGCCGTAGATGAGTTCGCTATCCATAAGGGCCATCGCTATGCCACCTGCGTTATGGATTTGGAAACGGGATTCATCTTGTGGGCCGGCCTGGGTCGCTCCATGGCAGATTTTGAGCACTTCTTTAAGAGCATTGACCTTTCGCTTCTTTCCAGGCTAAAAGTGGTGGCCATGGATATGAACGCATCCTTTAACAGGCTGTTCCAGAAATATTGTCCGAAGGTCCCCATCGTTTATGACCGGTACCATATGCAGGCACAGTTTGGGCGTGATGTTATGGGAGCCGTGCGCCTGGAGGAAGCACAAAAGCATAGGCAGGAAGCAGAAGCATTAAAGGAATATACGAAAGAAACTAATAATCCAGAGCTCCAGAAGATGGCCAGGGAAAAGAGCCATGAAGAAAGGAAGCTTTATACCGAATTAAAGAAATCCCGATGGATACTGTTAAAGAAGGACGACCACCTGAATGAAAGGCAGAAAACTCATCTGTTGGATATCCTGAGCGAGCATAGGGATTTGGCGATTTGTTATGCCATGAAGCAGGAGATGACTCGTCTGTTCACATTGACTGACTATGAAGAAGCTCTCGCCGGATGGACAAAATGGATTCAGGCTGGACTGGAGAGCGGGATTCCTGCCCTGGTAAAGTTTGCCCGGCAAAAGCAGAAGCGAATCAAGGGACTGGCTGCTCATGCCCTGTATCCTATCAATACGGGGAAGCTTGAAGGATTCAATAATAAGATCAAGGTACTAAAAAGAATCGGATATGGGTACCGAAACATAGATTATTTCTTTACCCTTATCCGATTCCATTCTTTACCTAAAAATTATTCATCCCCCAAATTTCCGTGA